Proteins from one Streptomyces sp. NBC_00390 genomic window:
- the rplV gene encoding 50S ribosomal protein L22: MEARAQARYIRVTPMKARRVVDLIRGMDATEAQAVLRFAPQAASVPVGKVLDSAIANAAHNYDHTDASSLFISEAYVDEGPTLKRFRPRAQGRAYRIRKRTSHITVVVSSKEGTR; this comes from the coding sequence ATGGAAGCCAGGGCCCAGGCGCGGTACATCCGCGTCACGCCCATGAAGGCCCGCCGCGTGGTGGACCTCATCCGTGGCATGGATGCCACGGAGGCTCAGGCGGTCCTGCGTTTCGCCCCGCAGGCCGCGAGCGTGCCGGTCGGCAAGGTGCTGGACAGCGCCATTGCCAACGCCGCGCACAACTACGACCACACGGACGCCTCTTCGCTGTTCATCAGCGAGGCGTACGTGGACGAGGGCCCGACCCTGAAGCGGTTCCGACCGCGTGCTCAGGGCCGTGCCTACCGGATCCGTAAGCGGACCAGCCACATCACCGTGGTCGTCAGCAGCAAGGAAGGAACCCGGTAA
- the rpsS gene encoding 30S ribosomal protein S19: MPRSLKKGPFVDDHLIKKVDVQNEAGTKNVIKTWSRRSMIVPAMLGHTIAVHNGKIHVPVFVTESMVGHKLGEFSPTRTFRGHVKDDRKSKRR; this comes from the coding sequence ATGCCGCGCAGTCTCAAGAAGGGGCCCTTCGTCGACGACCACCTCATCAAGAAGGTGGACGTACAGAACGAGGCAGGCACCAAGAACGTCATCAAGACCTGGTCCCGTCGCTCGATGATCGTCCCGGCAATGCTGGGTCACACCATCGCGGTGCACAACGGCAAGATTCACGTCCCGGTGTTCGTCACCGAGTCGATGGTCGGCCACAAGCTCGGCGAGTTCTCGCCGACTCGCACCTTCCGCGGCCACGTCAAGGACGACCGGAAGTCGAAGCGCCGCTAA
- the rplB gene encoding 50S ribosomal protein L2 — translation MGIRKYKPTTPGRRGSSVADFVEITRSTPEKSLVRPLHSKGGRNNTGRVTVRHQGGGHKRAYRVIDFRRHDKDGVPAKVAHIEYDPNRTARIALLHYADGEKRYIIAPRGLNQGDRIENGPGADIKPGNNLALRNIPVGTTIHAIELRPGGGAKFARSAGASVQLLAKEGAMAHLRMPSGEIRLVDVRCRATVGEVGNAEQSNINWGKAGRLRWKGVRPTVRGVAMNPVDHPHGGGEGKTSGGRHPVSPWGQKEGRTRSRKKASDKYIVRRRKTNKKR, via the coding sequence ATGGGTATCCGCAAGTACAAGCCGACGACCCCGGGCCGTCGTGGCTCCAGCGTCGCCGACTTTGTCGAGATCACGCGGTCCACGCCGGAGAAGTCGCTGGTCCGCCCCCTGCACAGCAAGGGCGGCCGTAACAACACCGGTCGTGTGACCGTCCGTCACCAGGGCGGTGGCCACAAGCGCGCCTACCGCGTGATCGACTTCCGTCGTCACGACAAGGACGGCGTGCCGGCCAAGGTCGCTCACATCGAGTACGACCCCAACCGCACCGCGCGCATCGCGCTCCTGCACTACGCGGACGGCGAGAAGCGCTACATCATCGCCCCGCGTGGCCTGAACCAGGGCGACCGGATTGAGAACGGCCCCGGTGCCGACATCAAGCCCGGCAACAACCTGGCGCTGCGCAACATCCCGGTCGGTACGACCATCCACGCCATCGAGCTGCGGCCCGGCGGCGGCGCGAAGTTCGCCCGCTCCGCGGGTGCCTCCGTGCAGCTGCTGGCGAAGGAGGGCGCCATGGCGCACCTCCGTATGCCGTCCGGCGAGATCCGCCTGGTCGACGTGCGCTGCCGCGCCACCGTCGGCGAGGTCGGCAACGCCGAGCAGTCGAACATCAACTGGGGCAAGGCCGGCCGTCTGCGCTGGAAGGGCGTTCGCCCGACCGTCCGCGGTGTGGCCATGAACCCGGTCGACCACCCGCACGGTGGTGGTGAGGGCAAGACCTCCGGTGGTCGCCACCCGGTCAGCCCGTGGGGTCAGAAGGAAGGTCGTACGCGTTCTCGCAAGAAGGCGAGTGACAAGTACATCGTCCGCCGCCGCAAGACGAACAAGAAGCGCTAG
- the rplW gene encoding 50S ribosomal protein L23, with protein MSEATITSKTFSDPRDVLVKPVVSEKSYALLDENKYTFIVAPGSNKTQIKQAVEAVFSVKVTGVNTINRQGKRKRTKAGFGKRKDTKRAIVTLAEGDRIDIFGGPTA; from the coding sequence ATGTCCGAGGCCACGATCACGAGCAAGACCTTCTCGGACCCGCGTGACGTTCTCGTCAAGCCGGTTGTCTCGGAGAAGAGCTACGCCCTGCTCGACGAGAACAAGTACACGTTCATCGTCGCGCCCGGCTCCAACAAGACCCAGATCAAGCAGGCCGTCGAGGCGGTCTTCTCGGTCAAGGTCACCGGGGTCAACACGATCAACCGCCAGGGCAAGCGCAAGCGCACCAAGGCTGGTTTCGGCAAGCGCAAGGACACCAAGCGCGCCATCGTGACCCTCGCTGAGGGCGACCGTATCGACATCTTCGGCGGTCCGACCGCCTAA
- the rplD gene encoding 50S ribosomal protein L4, which produces MSTIDILSPAGDKAGTVELPAEIFDAKVSIPLIHQVVVAQLAAARQGTHKTKTRGEVRGGGKKPYRQKGTGRARQGSTRAPQFAGGGVVHGPQPRDYSQRTPKKMKAAALRGALTDRARNARIHVVTGVVEGDISTKAAKTLFGKISERKNLLLIVERSDEAAWLSARNLPQVHILEPGQLNTYDVMRSDDVVFTQAALESFVSGPKAVETEGSEA; this is translated from the coding sequence ATGAGCACCATTGACATCCTTTCGCCGGCAGGCGACAAGGCCGGGACCGTCGAGCTCCCCGCGGAGATCTTCGACGCCAAGGTCAGCATCCCGCTGATCCACCAGGTCGTTGTCGCACAGCTGGCCGCTGCCCGCCAGGGCACGCACAAGACCAAGACCCGCGGCGAAGTCCGTGGTGGCGGCAAGAAGCCGTACCGCCAGAAGGGCACCGGCCGCGCCCGCCAGGGTTCGACCCGTGCGCCGCAGTTCGCCGGCGGTGGCGTCGTCCACGGCCCGCAGCCGCGTGACTACTCGCAGCGGACCCCGAAGAAGATGAAGGCCGCCGCCCTGCGCGGTGCCCTCACCGACCGGGCCCGCAACGCCCGTATCCACGTCGTCACCGGCGTGGTCGAGGGTGACATCTCCACCAAGGCCGCCAAGACGCTGTTCGGCAAGATCTCGGAGCGCAAGAACCTGCTCCTGATCGTCGAGCGCTCCGACGAGGCCGCGTGGCTGTCCGCCCGCAACCTGCCCCAGGTGCACATCCTGGAGCCGGGCCAGCTGAACACGTACGACGTGATGCGATCCGACGACGTGGTCTTCACCCAGGCCGCCCTCGAGTCCTTCGTGTCTGGCCCCAAGGCCGTTGAGACCGAAGGGAGCGAGGCCTGA